A DNA window from Hordeum vulgare subsp. vulgare chromosome 1H, MorexV3_pseudomolecules_assembly, whole genome shotgun sequence contains the following coding sequences:
- the LOC123450363 gene encoding alpha-hordothionin → MGLKGVMVCLLILGLVLEQVQVEGKSCCRSTLGRNCYNLCRVRGAQKLCAGVCRCKLTSSGKCPTGFPKLALVSNSDEPDTVKYCNLGCRASMCDYMVNAAADDEEMKLYLENCGDACVNFCNGDAGLTSLTA, encoded by the exons ATGGGCCTCAAGGGTGTGATGGTGTGTTTACTTATACTGGGGTTGGTTCTCGAACAGGTGCAAGTAGAAGGCAAGAGTTGCTGCAGGAGCACCCTAGGAAGAAACTGCTACAATCTTTGCCGCGTCCGTGGTGCTCAGAAGCTATGCGCAGGCGTCTGTAGGTGTAAACTCACAAGTAGCGGAAAATGCCCTACAGGCTTCCCCAAATTGGCCCTTGTGTCCAACTCAG ATGAACCAGACACCGTCAAGTATTGCAACTTGGGGTGTAGGGCTTCCATGTGTGACTACATGGTCAACGCAG CTGCTGACGACGAAGAAATGAAACTCTATTTGGAAAATTGTGGTGATGCTTGTGTCAATTTCTGCAACGGTGATGCTGGCCTCACATCCCTTACTGCCTAA